In Salisediminibacterium beveridgei, one DNA window encodes the following:
- a CDS encoding Fic family protein encodes MEYDFSYIDSLKKKIDGRRPFTKGLANSLREKLVVEWTYHSNAIEGNTLTLSETKVVLEGITVGGKSMVEHLETINHRDAITFIEDLVANEEPLSEWNIKNIHSLILKEIDNINAGKYRSENVVISGAKHIPPKHFEVGDFMQKLLGEYKNEWKAHHPIVRATLIHGEFVKIHSFIDGNGRTSRLLLNFELMKNGYPPIIIKNEERARYYDVLDLAHTTMNYEPFIELISQHVIESEKLWLSLVD; translated from the coding sequence TTGGAATATGATTTCAGTTATATCGATTCACTCAAAAAAAAGATCGACGGGCGCAGACCTTTTACAAAAGGGCTTGCCAATTCTCTCAGGGAAAAACTTGTTGTGGAATGGACCTACCACAGCAATGCCATTGAAGGGAATACTTTGACACTGTCAGAGACAAAAGTCGTTCTTGAAGGGATTACGGTCGGCGGTAAAAGCATGGTGGAACATCTGGAAACCATTAACCATCGGGATGCGATCACGTTTATAGAAGATTTGGTTGCAAATGAGGAACCACTTTCTGAATGGAATATAAAAAACATTCATTCATTGATACTAAAAGAAATAGATAATATAAATGCAGGCAAGTACCGGAGTGAAAATGTGGTCATCAGCGGTGCAAAGCACATTCCGCCGAAGCATTTTGAAGTTGGGGATTTCATGCAGAAACTCCTTGGGGAATATAAGAATGAATGGAAAGCGCATCATCCCATTGTCAGGGCAACGCTGATCCATGGTGAATTCGTGAAAATTCATTCATTCATTGATGGGAACGGGCGTACTTCGAGGTTACTTCTTAACTTTGAGTTAATGAAAAATGGTTATCCTCCAATCATTATAAAAAATGAGGAACGTGCAAGATATTATGATGTTCTTGATCTGGCACACACAACGATGAATTATGAACCATTCATTGAACTGATTTCGCAACATGTCATCGAGTCTGAAAAATTGTGGTTATCTTTAGTGGATTGA
- a CDS encoding DUF1475 family protein has translation MGLAKAVAFLGLLAMTAVIGYGFAVGDFTRDGGEILANPWGIVSLVDLYVGFILFSVWIGFREANKWIAAVWIVLMMTLGFFTASLYVLLKLYQSDGDWLTFFLGGKKETLLEKRG, from the coding sequence ATGGGACTGGCAAAAGCAGTGGCTTTTCTCGGATTATTGGCGATGACAGCTGTGATTGGTTACGGGTTTGCGGTCGGGGATTTCACCCGGGACGGCGGGGAGATCCTCGCGAATCCATGGGGCATTGTATCGCTGGTGGATTTGTATGTCGGATTCATATTGTTTTCAGTCTGGATCGGTTTTCGCGAGGCGAATAAATGGATCGCTGCAGTGTGGATTGTCTTGATGATGACACTGGGATTTTTTACGGCAAGTCTGTATGTCCTCTTGAAACTGTATCAAAGTGATGGCGACTGGCTGACCTTTTTTCTCGGTGGGAAAAAAGAGACTCTGTTAGAGAAGAGAGGTTGA
- a CDS encoding helix-turn-helix domain-containing protein, with amino-acid sequence MNTKIGYLIKEIRLSKSMSQVDVADGVMHQTNYSKFELGKIEISYQKLHEILLNMDMDIAEFNYLYYHDNESQKEKIIREFNSLTFIDNKKINGIIQEIKNYLSVQNDVLLKDILSVSKALLAIQNEDYNEASKYGNLVWGRLEKLDSWYLSDIKLINNILFAFPIETAQHIAEFALKQGEKYIPYSKYENVFLPIKFNLVQLLLRRKMTKKAEIINDEMLNTFIEKNYYIQISICLLRKSMIRLHHKDIEYAEELKREAYEISKVMKNQSLRNKLLSEEKSIRTMLVN; translated from the coding sequence ATGAATACAAAAATTGGATATTTAATTAAAGAAATTAGATTATCAAAAAGCATGAGTCAGGTTGATGTTGCTGATGGTGTCATGCACCAAACTAATTATTCCAAGTTTGAATTAGGGAAAATTGAAATTAGCTATCAAAAACTCCATGAGATATTACTTAATATGGATATGGATATAGCAGAATTTAATTACTTGTATTATCATGATAATGAATCACAAAAAGAGAAAATCATTCGTGAATTCAACAGCCTAACATTTATTGATAATAAAAAAATAAATGGGATCATACAGGAGATAAAGAACTATCTCAGTGTTCAAAACGATGTATTACTTAAAGATATACTAAGTGTGTCAAAAGCGCTTTTAGCTATTCAAAATGAGGATTATAATGAAGCTTCCAAATATGGGAATTTAGTTTGGGGTAGATTAGAGAAACTCGACAGTTGGTACCTGTCAGATATTAAACTAATTAATAATATTCTATTTGCTTTCCCGATAGAAACAGCTCAACATATAGCAGAATTCGCTTTGAAACAGGGAGAAAAATACATTCCTTATTCTAAATATGAGAATGTATTTTTACCGATAAAATTTAATTTAGTTCAGTTATTATTGCGCAGAAAAATGACAAAGAAAGCCGAAATAATAAATGACGAGATGTTAAACACTTTCATAGAAAAAAACTATTACATTCAAATTTCGATATGCTTGCTCCGGAAAAGTATGATAAGACTTCATCACAAGGATATAGAGTATGCTGAGGAGTTAAAAAGAGAAGCATATGAAATCTCTAAAGTCATGAAGAATCAGAGTTTGAGGAATAAATTATTATCCGAGGAGAAGAGTATAAGAACTATGCTAGTAAACTGA
- a CDS encoding DUF3159 domain-containing protein: protein MAKWQELIEEAKSVVSGKTLDAVFPPFLFVFSNSFFGLNTAVGIALFSAVLLGVLRLIRKENWLYAVGGFLGVGFASGFAYVTDSAANYFIPTVISSAALVFVAFATLVIGKPLAAWVSHLTRGWPLEWFWRSDVKAAYREVTWLWLLFFLFRLIVHVVLLIDGNALALVWVNTILGWPGIVTVLVISYIYGIWRLRQLGGPGVDEFIAGKEAPWKGQTRGF, encoded by the coding sequence ATGGCGAAATGGCAGGAACTGATCGAAGAAGCAAAATCCGTTGTATCCGGCAAAACACTGGACGCAGTATTTCCGCCATTCTTATTTGTGTTCAGCAACAGCTTTTTCGGCTTGAATACAGCAGTGGGCATTGCGTTGTTCAGTGCGGTGCTCCTGGGCGTCCTCAGACTCATACGAAAAGAGAACTGGCTCTATGCCGTTGGCGGATTTCTTGGCGTCGGCTTTGCATCGGGATTTGCCTATGTGACGGACAGTGCGGCAAACTACTTCATCCCAACGGTCATCAGCAGTGCAGCACTCGTCTTCGTTGCGTTTGCGACGCTGGTCATCGGCAAGCCTCTCGCGGCATGGGTGAGTCATTTGACCCGGGGGTGGCCTTTGGAATGGTTTTGGCGCAGTGATGTGAAAGCGGCATACCGGGAAGTGACGTGGCTCTGGCTGCTGTTTTTTCTGTTCAGGCTGATTGTCCATGTGGTCCTGCTGATTGACGGGAACGCTCTGGCACTGGTCTGGGTGAATACGATCCTCGGCTGGCCCGGGATCGTGACGGTGCTCGTTATCAGCTACATTTACGGGATCTGGCGGTTGCGCCAATTGGGGGGACCTGGTGTGGACGAGTTCATCGCAGGAAAAGAAGCCCCCTGGAAAGGGCAGACAAGAGGATTTTAA
- a CDS encoding GNAT family N-acetyltransferase, whose product MTFRIRVAVPEDARNILGYLKQVGGESDHLLIDGWGLPISEAEEISILQKMKDDPGACMLVGEMDEKLVSIASYQASSNQRIAHHAELAVSVKKACWGKGIGRKMIEALIDEAAKSERIRILHLKVKADNERAIRLYKGLGFQEIGRFESFFHIKGTDYDAVLMNLKMR is encoded by the coding sequence ATGACGTTTCGGATCAGAGTGGCAGTACCGGAGGACGCCCGGAACATTCTCGGGTATTTGAAGCAGGTTGGCGGGGAGTCGGATCACCTGCTGATTGACGGGTGGGGACTGCCGATTTCAGAAGCGGAGGAAATCTCAATCCTTCAGAAGATGAAGGACGATCCGGGCGCGTGTATGCTGGTGGGTGAAATGGATGAGAAGCTGGTATCGATTGCCAGCTACCAGGCATCTTCAAATCAGCGGATCGCCCATCACGCCGAACTGGCGGTGTCGGTGAAGAAGGCCTGTTGGGGAAAAGGCATCGGGAGGAAGATGATTGAGGCTCTCATTGACGAGGCAGCGAAGTCTGAACGGATCCGGATTTTACATCTAAAGGTCAAAGCCGATAACGAGCGGGCCATCCGCCTATACAAGGGACTGGGGTTTCAGGAAATCGGCCGGTTTGAAAGCTTCTTTCATATCAAGGGCACTGATTATGATGCAGTATTGATGAACCTGAAGATGCGTTAA
- a CDS encoding helix-turn-helix domain-containing protein produces MGFRERYTKKRSPEDAEFKSLIEDSSREMNQELRESLITLRLEMGLTQKEFAELTGEKQPLISRLENGSQNITVHKLQRILERTNTGAKLKIEFKKEKVDTMSH; encoded by the coding sequence ATGGGATTCAGAGAAAGATATACAAAGAAACGATCACCAGAAGATGCTGAATTTAAATCCTTAATAGAGGATTCAAGCCGAGAGATGAACCAGGAATTAAGAGAATCACTGATTACACTCCGTTTGGAAATGGGATTAACACAGAAAGAATTCGCAGAATTAACTGGTGAAAAGCAACCCTTGATATCGCGATTGGAAAATGGCTCACAGAATATCACAGTTCACAAACTTCAGCGTATTCTGGAAAGGACCAATACAGGAGCAAAGCTGAAAATCGAATTCAAAAAAGAAAAAGTAGATACGATGTCACATTAG
- a CDS encoding type II toxin-antitoxin system RelE/ParE family toxin, whose protein sequence is MILESILYEEKYQMLSLVNWTTAFGNHIIKEDITYEVYQMDHLSWRVEDYTTRDGESYVEAFLDQLPAKAAEKIMRDIELLERFGPRWGHPHVDYFKKHDLYELRIKHSSNIYRIFFFKDDETLLLLTHGFHKKSSKTPLREIQFAIKIKKDWLDRKEN, encoded by the coding sequence ATGATCCTGGAGAGTATTCTTTATGAAGAGAAGTATCAAATGCTATCTTTAGTTAACTGGACAACGGCTTTTGGAAATCATATAATAAAAGAAGATATAACTTATGAGGTATATCAGATGGATCATTTAAGTTGGCGTGTCGAAGACTATACAACACGAGACGGTGAATCTTATGTAGAGGCATTTCTGGATCAATTGCCCGCAAAAGCTGCAGAAAAAATCATGCGTGATATTGAATTGCTGGAAAGGTTTGGACCGCGCTGGGGTCATCCTCATGTTGATTATTTTAAAAAACATGATCTTTATGAATTGCGTATAAAACACAGCAGTAACATTTACCGTATCTTCTTCTTTAAAGATGATGAAACGCTTTTGCTCTTGACTCATGGATTTCATAAAAAAAGCAGCAAAACCCCTTTGAGAGAAATACAGTTTGCAATTAAGATTAAAAAGGATTGGTTAGACAGGAAGGAGAATTAA